One stretch of Streptomyces hygroscopicus DNA includes these proteins:
- a CDS encoding ABC transporter substrate-binding protein: MRNTSKTVTTVLAAGALALGAAACSPSSSDDKNGALVVAASPVPHAEILNYVKDHLAEKAGLKLEVKEFTDYNTPNLSTQDGSVGANYFQNQPFLDDFNKKKGTDIVPVVTVHLEPLGLYSHKVKKAGELKKGATVAVPSDTVNEARALKLLDANGVIKLKSGVGNEATPKDIVTNPKGLKFKELEAAQLPRSLDDVDAAVVNGNYAIEAHLKPAKDAILLESPKNNPYANFLAVKKGNEDDPRVKKLAKLLTSPEVKKYIKDQYQGSVLASF, encoded by the coding sequence GTGCGTAACACCTCCAAGACCGTCACCACCGTCCTCGCCGCCGGCGCGCTCGCCCTCGGCGCCGCCGCCTGCAGCCCCTCGTCCTCCGACGACAAGAACGGCGCGCTGGTCGTCGCCGCGAGCCCGGTCCCGCACGCGGAGATACTCAACTACGTCAAGGACCACCTGGCCGAAAAGGCGGGCCTCAAGCTCGAGGTCAAGGAGTTCACCGACTACAACACGCCGAACCTCTCCACCCAGGACGGCTCGGTCGGCGCCAACTACTTCCAGAACCAGCCGTTCCTGGACGACTTCAACAAGAAGAAGGGCACCGACATCGTGCCCGTCGTCACCGTGCACCTCGAGCCGCTCGGCCTCTACTCGCACAAGGTGAAGAAGGCCGGCGAGCTCAAGAAGGGCGCCACCGTGGCCGTCCCGAGCGACACGGTCAACGAGGCCCGCGCGCTGAAGCTGCTGGACGCCAATGGGGTCATCAAGCTCAAGAGCGGCGTCGGCAACGAGGCCACCCCCAAGGACATCGTCACCAACCCCAAGGGCCTGAAGTTCAAGGAACTGGAGGCCGCCCAGCTGCCGCGGTCGCTCGACGACGTGGACGCCGCGGTCGTCAACGGCAACTACGCCATCGAGGCGCACCTCAAGCCCGCCAAGGACGCCATCCTCCTCGAATCGCCCAAGAACAACCCGTACGCCAACTTCCTGGCCGTGAAGAAGGGCAACGAGGACGACCCGCGCGTCAAGAAGCTGGCCAAGCTCCTCACCTCCCCCGAGGTGAAGAAGTACATCAAGGACCAGTACCAGGGCTCCGTGCTGGCGTCCTTCTGA
- a CDS encoding methyltransferase: MADRVTVIGWDGTPLTDAARSALAAATLVAGAAHHLALPEVPPGAERIRLGSVDLAARRIAQHRGSAVVLADGDPGFFGVVRALRAPEHGLEVEVVPAVSSVATAFARAGMPWDDAQVVVAHSRDLRRAVNVCRAHTKVAVLTSPGAGPAELALLLGPVHRTFVICEALGTEREQVTVLTSDKAADHAWRDPNVVIVIGGSGITPVRGGPAGGAARGALQSGGWIAGRDPGYPGAVRGWALPGPAYGTVLGESESPQLRALQLARIGPRLGDLVWDIGAGSGAAAVETAGFGAAVITVDRDPDACERTDTLARRFGVQLQVVQGVAPEVLEDLPEPDVVRIGGGGASVVAACAARRPERIVTHAATRDEAEAIGQALEDGGYAVECVLLQSVELDTRGWTERERAVAFMLCGHRPHQ, translated from the coding sequence ATGGCCGACCGCGTCACGGTGATCGGTTGGGACGGCACCCCGCTCACGGACGCGGCCCGCTCCGCCCTCGCGGCGGCCACTCTCGTGGCCGGCGCCGCCCACCACCTGGCGCTGCCCGAAGTCCCGCCAGGCGCCGAACGGATCCGGCTCGGCAGCGTGGACCTCGCGGCCCGCAGGATCGCCCAGCACCGCGGCTCCGCCGTGGTCCTGGCCGACGGCGACCCCGGCTTCTTCGGCGTCGTCCGCGCCCTGCGCGCCCCCGAGCACGGACTCGAGGTCGAGGTCGTCCCCGCCGTCTCCTCGGTCGCCACCGCCTTCGCCCGGGCCGGGATGCCCTGGGACGACGCCCAGGTCGTCGTCGCCCACAGCCGCGATCTGCGCCGGGCGGTCAACGTCTGCCGCGCCCACACCAAGGTCGCCGTCCTCACCTCGCCCGGCGCCGGCCCCGCCGAACTCGCACTGCTGCTCGGCCCCGTGCACCGCACCTTCGTCATCTGCGAGGCGCTGGGCACCGAACGCGAGCAGGTCACCGTCCTGACCTCCGACAAGGCCGCCGACCACGCCTGGCGCGACCCCAATGTCGTCATCGTCATCGGCGGCTCCGGCATAACTCCCGTCCGCGGCGGCCCGGCGGGCGGTGCCGCCCGCGGCGCGCTGCAGAGCGGCGGCTGGATCGCCGGACGCGACCCCGGCTACCCGGGCGCCGTCCGCGGCTGGGCGCTGCCCGGCCCCGCGTACGGGACCGTGCTGGGCGAGAGCGAGTCCCCGCAGCTGCGCGCCCTCCAACTCGCCCGCATCGGCCCCCGCCTGGGCGACCTGGTCTGGGACATCGGAGCGGGCAGCGGCGCGGCGGCCGTCGAGACCGCCGGGTTCGGCGCCGCCGTCATCACCGTCGACCGCGACCCGGACGCCTGCGAGCGCACCGACACCCTGGCCCGCCGCTTCGGCGTACAGCTCCAGGTCGTCCAGGGCGTCGCCCCCGAGGTGCTGGAGGACCTGCCGGAGCCGGATGTGGTGCGGATCGGCGGAGGGGGCGCGTCCGTGGTCGCCGCGTGCGCCGCGCGCCGCCCCGAGCGCATCGTCACCCACGCCGCGACTCGCGACGAGGCGGAGGCCATCGGCCAGGCGCTGGAGGACGGCGGCTACGCCGTCGAATGCGTGCTGCTGCAGTCCGTCGAATTGGACACGCGGGGCTGGACCGAACGGGAGCGCGCGGTCGCCTTCATGCTCTGCGGCCACCGCCCGCACCAGTGA
- a CDS encoding acetyltransferase gives MTSTFPDISISTERLVLRPFEEADIPALADMMNDEHIIAWTRAPNPYSPADARDQALRLAPAERTTGRGIVFAVAEFLTQRLVGIVHLSHTDWRLLATEASYIVAPWARGEGYASEAVLAVARWLFQDQKFERLELRTAAGNTAAQQVAQKVGCISEGVLRNAWIARTQTEDGGWTDMRTDLIVWSLLAEDLDGTPDRISGPEGFGVYPTYSDWG, from the coding sequence ATGACATCCACCTTCCCGGACATCTCCATCAGCACGGAACGGCTGGTGCTGCGCCCGTTCGAGGAAGCGGACATACCCGCGCTCGCGGACATGATGAACGACGAACACATCATCGCCTGGACCCGGGCGCCCAATCCGTACAGCCCCGCCGACGCCCGCGACCAGGCACTGCGGCTCGCCCCGGCGGAACGGACCACGGGCCGGGGAATCGTCTTCGCGGTCGCCGAATTCCTCACCCAGCGGCTGGTCGGCATCGTGCATCTGAGCCATACCGACTGGAGATTGCTGGCCACCGAGGCCAGCTATATCGTCGCCCCCTGGGCGCGCGGTGAGGGCTATGCCTCGGAGGCCGTGCTGGCCGTGGCCCGCTGGCTGTTCCAGGACCAGAAGTTCGAGCGCCTGGAGCTGCGCACCGCCGCCGGGAACACCGCCGCCCAGCAGGTCGCCCAGAAGGTCGGCTGTATCAGCGAGGGTGTGTTGCGCAACGCCTGGATAGCCCGGACCCAGACGGAGGACGGCGGCTGGACCGATATGCGCACCGACCTCATCGTCTGGAGTCTGCTCGCCGAGGATCTCGACGGCACCCCCGACCGGATCTCCGGGCCCGAGGGCTTCGGCGTCTATCCCACCTACTCCGACTGGGGCTGA
- a CDS encoding nicotinate-nucleotide--dimethylbenzimidazole phosphoribosyltransferase, with the protein MTDTGQVPGEGLPENAGGRLGHPHPADVHAPPADAGYIEQPHPGAPPGAAYTFLDGPEHVGEEDDLLLMPGAQGAWSEQQAQYQTGAYEAGVLDPGAAAYAETQMPEPQPVAEQPVPQSAPAQAAYAAPAAPARRPLHMGPPVPDSSNGVVRSLADRGPAAGRHAAPVRQPEPEPQALPEPHPQVPHQVGAQPEYGAGPQQGVPAPEQGGMAEQQFAGPEHFAGPEQQFAEPEQFAEAEQQFAAPEQFAEAEQQFAAPEQLATPEQFVVPEQPVMLEQPLAADYSTAPQYAAGPQYFTPQPDDLSRLPGPQLADLPQMVDAPQPGDAWDSTPPAQQAAQTAAPAPAPAPAETVGTAEEPPVAEGPEAEPAPQQFARPEAMAPEAQPVTMDQAYGDPAVADPHQMGVTIPAQAGEPVMEPAPEAAVAEEQVLDIPAQAQTEPVTEQPEAQPAPAPVAEAVPEIPAQLAHEPVTAELPDQPAETVEQTAVDPALSIVAEVADEPPQSEEAAAEEPAAAETPQQEAPVEPEAEAAPEAEVVPEAAAAASEEPAETPEQAAAEPIAEAETVAEAVAEEQSPEEQAPEAEAVDTPAAEATESEATEAEAPETAEAEAAPAGPDAEAAPEAAPEAGAEATEPDAEPDAEAEAEAEAEAEAQPTEPEATTPEMAPEAEPEPEAIEPQATEQEATEPQPGTAEADSPEATEPAAAEPAAVEPVATEPAAVEPVATEPEPAAAGPEAGATEAPEPEAGTAEPEPTAPEAAEPEATASVPEPEPQTDPEMATEPVADEAQESTPEPEADTDTDAETELEPEPIPIPIGPRAEGYDEAERAAVHRVMRERRDIRNGFRPDPIPHEVLLRVLEAAHTAPSVGHSQPWDFVVIRSAETRRAMHELAMRQRDAYAKSLPKGRAKQFKELKIEAILETPVNIVVTADPTRGGRHTLGRHTQPQMAPYSSALAVENLWLAARAEGLGVGWVSFFDEREMVRELGLPDHLEIVAYLCVGYVDEFPQEPELMKAGWSKRRPLSWVVHEETYGRRTLPGGDPHNLLQETLRGIRPLDAKALGEAWERQKRMTKPSGALGMLEIISAQLSGLSRQCPPPIPEPAAVAIFAGDHGVHAQGVTAWPQEVTSQMVANFLGGGAVCNAFAAQVGAEVCVVDVGVASELPSTPGLLPRKVRAGTGDFTVGPALTREEVLRAIEVGIETARDLVAAGNKALLTGEMGIANTTVSAALVSIYTGADPAEVTGRGTGINDEMHARKIDVVRRGLELHQPDPADPIGVLSAIGGLEHAAITGLLLGGASLRTPVILDGVSAGAAALVARAIAPEVLAACIAGHRSAEPGHVAALNKLGLRPLVDLDLRLGEGTGALLALPVVQSAARAMHEVATFDSAGVTEKN; encoded by the coding sequence ATGACCGACACCGGCCAGGTCCCGGGAGAGGGACTGCCGGAGAACGCAGGCGGACGACTCGGACATCCGCACCCGGCGGATGTCCATGCCCCGCCTGCCGACGCCGGTTACATCGAGCAGCCGCATCCCGGTGCCCCTCCCGGCGCCGCCTACACCTTCCTCGACGGGCCCGAACACGTCGGCGAGGAGGACGATCTGCTGCTGATGCCGGGCGCCCAGGGCGCCTGGAGCGAGCAGCAGGCCCAGTACCAGACCGGGGCATACGAGGCGGGGGTGCTCGACCCAGGCGCCGCCGCGTACGCCGAGACCCAGATGCCCGAGCCGCAGCCCGTGGCGGAGCAGCCCGTACCGCAGTCGGCCCCCGCCCAGGCCGCGTACGCGGCGCCCGCGGCCCCCGCCCGGCGACCGCTCCACATGGGCCCGCCGGTGCCCGACAGCTCCAACGGCGTGGTGCGTTCGCTCGCCGACCGGGGCCCGGCCGCGGGCCGGCACGCCGCGCCCGTACGCCAGCCGGAGCCCGAGCCGCAGGCCCTGCCGGAGCCACATCCGCAGGTGCCGCACCAGGTCGGGGCCCAGCCCGAGTACGGGGCGGGGCCGCAGCAGGGCGTTCCGGCGCCTGAGCAGGGCGGGATGGCGGAGCAGCAGTTCGCCGGGCCCGAGCACTTTGCCGGGCCCGAGCAGCAGTTCGCGGAGCCCGAGCAGTTCGCCGAGGCGGAGCAGCAGTTCGCCGCTCCTGAGCAGTTTGCCGAGGCCGAGCAGCAGTTCGCCGCGCCTGAGCAGCTTGCCACGCCTGAGCAGTTCGTCGTTCCCGAGCAGCCGGTCATGCTCGAGCAGCCTCTGGCGGCCGACTACTCCACCGCGCCCCAGTACGCCGCCGGGCCGCAGTACTTCACCCCGCAGCCCGACGACCTGAGTCGGCTCCCCGGGCCCCAGCTCGCGGACCTCCCGCAGATGGTCGACGCCCCGCAGCCGGGGGACGCCTGGGACTCCACGCCGCCTGCGCAGCAGGCCGCGCAGACCGCTGCGCCCGCGCCCGCTCCCGCTCCCGCGGAGACGGTCGGTACGGCCGAGGAGCCTCCGGTCGCGGAGGGGCCCGAAGCGGAGCCCGCTCCCCAGCAGTTCGCCCGGCCCGAGGCGATGGCGCCGGAGGCGCAGCCGGTCACGATGGACCAGGCGTACGGGGACCCGGCGGTCGCGGACCCGCACCAGATGGGCGTGACCATCCCGGCCCAGGCCGGGGAGCCCGTCATGGAGCCCGCCCCAGAGGCCGCCGTGGCCGAGGAGCAGGTCCTCGACATCCCGGCCCAGGCCCAGACCGAGCCCGTCACCGAACAGCCCGAGGCCCAGCCCGCCCCCGCCCCGGTCGCGGAGGCCGTACCGGAGATCCCGGCGCAGCTTGCCCATGAGCCGGTCACGGCCGAACTCCCGGATCAGCCCGCCGAAACGGTGGAGCAGACCGCCGTGGACCCGGCGCTCTCGATAGTGGCCGAAGTGGCAGACGAGCCGCCTCAGAGCGAGGAGGCAGCCGCTGAGGAGCCAGCCGCTGCCGAGACGCCTCAGCAGGAGGCGCCCGTCGAGCCGGAGGCCGAGGCCGCGCCCGAAGCGGAGGTCGTACCGGAGGCGGCGGCAGCGGCGTCGGAGGAGCCCGCCGAGACGCCTGAGCAGGCGGCGGCCGAGCCGATCGCCGAGGCGGAGACCGTGGCCGAGGCCGTGGCTGAGGAACAGTCCCCGGAGGAGCAGGCTCCCGAGGCCGAAGCGGTGGACACCCCGGCGGCCGAGGCCACCGAGAGCGAAGCCACTGAGGCGGAGGCACCCGAGACCGCCGAGGCCGAGGCGGCGCCCGCCGGGCCGGACGCGGAAGCGGCGCCCGAGGCAGCGCCGGAGGCCGGAGCCGAAGCCACCGAGCCTGACGCTGAGCCCGACGCAGAGGCAGAGGCAGAGGCGGAGGCAGAGGCGGAAGCCCAGCCCACCGAGCCCGAGGCCACGACGCCCGAAATGGCACCCGAAGCCGAACCCGAACCCGAAGCCATCGAGCCGCAGGCCACCGAGCAGGAAGCCACGGAGCCGCAGCCCGGTACCGCTGAGGCCGACAGCCCGGAAGCCACCGAGCCCGCAGCCGCCGAGCCCGCAGCCGTCGAGCCCGTAGCCACCGAGCCCGCAGCCGTCGAGCCCGTAGCCACCGAGCCCGAGCCCGCAGCCGCCGGGCCCGAGGCCGGCGCGACCGAAGCTCCCGAGCCCGAGGCCGGGACCGCCGAACCAGAGCCCACAGCCCCGGAAGCCGCCGAGCCCGAGGCGACCGCCTCCGTGCCGGAGCCCGAGCCCCAAACGGATCCCGAAATGGCCACCGAGCCCGTAGCGGACGAGGCCCAGGAATCCACACCGGAGCCCGAGGCCGACACCGACACCGACGCCGAAACCGAACTCGAGCCCGAGCCGATCCCCATCCCCATCGGCCCCCGCGCCGAGGGGTACGACGAGGCCGAGCGAGCCGCCGTCCACCGCGTGATGCGCGAGCGCCGGGACATCCGTAACGGCTTCCGGCCCGACCCCATCCCGCACGAGGTGCTGCTGCGCGTTCTCGAAGCGGCGCACACCGCGCCCAGCGTCGGACACTCCCAGCCGTGGGACTTCGTCGTCATCCGCTCTGCGGAGACCCGGCGCGCCATGCATGAGCTGGCCATGCGCCAGCGGGACGCGTACGCCAAGTCCCTCCCCAAGGGCCGGGCCAAGCAGTTCAAGGAACTGAAGATCGAGGCCATCCTCGAGACCCCGGTCAACATCGTCGTCACCGCCGACCCCACCCGCGGTGGCCGCCACACCCTCGGCCGGCACACCCAGCCGCAGATGGCGCCGTACTCCTCCGCGCTCGCGGTGGAGAACCTGTGGCTCGCCGCCCGTGCCGAGGGCCTCGGCGTCGGCTGGGTCAGCTTCTTCGACGAGCGCGAGATGGTGCGGGAGCTCGGGCTGCCCGACCATCTGGAGATCGTGGCGTATCTGTGCGTCGGGTACGTCGACGAGTTCCCGCAGGAGCCGGAGCTGATGAAGGCCGGGTGGTCCAAGCGCCGCCCGCTGTCCTGGGTCGTCCACGAGGAGACGTACGGCCGCCGCACGCTGCCCGGCGGCGATCCGCACAACCTGCTCCAGGAGACCCTGCGGGGCATCCGCCCGCTGGACGCCAAGGCACTCGGCGAGGCGTGGGAGCGGCAGAAGCGGATGACCAAGCCGTCCGGTGCGCTCGGCATGCTGGAGATCATCTCCGCCCAGTTGAGCGGGCTGTCCCGGCAGTGCCCGCCGCCGATCCCGGAGCCCGCGGCCGTCGCGATCTTCGCGGGCGACCACGGGGTGCACGCCCAGGGCGTCACCGCCTGGCCGCAGGAGGTCACCAGCCAGATGGTGGCCAACTTCCTGGGCGGCGGCGCGGTCTGCAACGCCTTCGCCGCCCAGGTGGGCGCCGAGGTGTGCGTCGTGGACGTCGGGGTGGCGAGCGAGCTGCCCAGCACCCCCGGGCTGCTGCCGCGCAAGGTGCGGGCGGGCACCGGAGACTTCACGGTCGGCCCCGCGCTCACCCGCGAGGAGGTGCTGCGCGCCATCGAGGTGGGCATCGAGACGGCCCGCGATCTGGTGGCCGCCGGGAACAAGGCGCTGCTCACCGGAGAGATGGGGATCGCCAACACCACCGTGTCGGCCGCCCTGGTCTCCATCTACACCGGCGCCGACCCGGCCGAGGTGACCGGGCGCGGCACGGGCATCAACGACGAGATGCACGCGCGCAAGATCGATGTCGTACGGCGCGGTCTCGAGCTGCACCAGCCCGATCCGGCCGACCCCATCGGCGTCCTGTCGGCGATCGGCGGCCTGGAGCACGCCGCGATCACCGGGCTGCTGCTGGGCGGCGCCTCGCTGCGTACGCCCGTGATCCTGGACGGGGTGAGCGCGGGCGCCGCCGCGCTGGTCGCCCGGGCCATCGCGCCCGAGGTGCTGGCGGCCTGCATCGCGGGCCACCGCAGCGCCGAGCCGGGCCATGTGGCGGCCCTGAACAAGCTGGGTCTGCGCCCCCTGGTCGACCTGGATCTGCGGCTCGGCGAGGGCACCGGGGCGCTGCTCGCCCTCCCGGTGGTGCAGAGCGCCGCACGGGCGATGCACGAGGTGGCCACGTTCGACTCCGCAGGGGTCACGGAGAAAAACTGA
- a CDS encoding ABC transporter permease — protein MTWSEMEPLLEQACWDTLYMVGWSAVIAVVGGLPLGVLLVLTDRGGVLRNVVVNKVVGQIVNVARSMPFIILMVALISFTRAIVGTTIGPEAAIVPLAIGAIPFYARLVETAVREVDGGLVEAVQSMGGSTWTVVRKVLLPESLPALISSATTTIVALIGYSAMAGTVGAGGLGDLAVRYGYLRFETKLMWITVAILAVVISVIQFAGDLAARGLSHRGRSSVAPRLVLLRGGASRAGKPAPAPEPQAAPAEIESVEPTKVP, from the coding sequence GTGACCTGGTCCGAGATGGAGCCCCTGCTGGAGCAGGCATGTTGGGACACCCTCTACATGGTCGGCTGGTCGGCGGTGATCGCCGTCGTCGGCGGACTGCCGCTCGGTGTGCTGCTGGTCCTCACCGACCGCGGCGGAGTGCTGCGGAACGTCGTGGTGAACAAGGTCGTCGGGCAGATCGTCAACGTCGCCCGCTCGATGCCGTTCATCATCCTGATGGTCGCCCTGATCTCCTTCACCCGCGCGATCGTGGGCACCACCATCGGCCCCGAGGCCGCGATCGTGCCCCTGGCCATCGGCGCCATCCCCTTCTACGCCCGGCTCGTGGAGACCGCGGTGCGCGAGGTGGACGGCGGGCTGGTCGAGGCCGTGCAGTCGATGGGCGGCTCCACCTGGACCGTCGTCCGCAAGGTGCTGCTGCCCGAGTCGCTGCCCGCGCTGATCTCCAGCGCGACCACCACGATCGTCGCGCTCATCGGCTACTCCGCGATGGCCGGCACGGTCGGCGCCGGTGGCCTCGGTGACCTGGCGGTCCGCTACGGCTATCTGCGGTTCGAGACCAAGCTGATGTGGATCACCGTCGCCATCCTCGCGGTGGTCATCTCCGTCATCCAGTTCGCGGGCGATCTCGCCGCCCGCGGCCTGTCGCACCGCGGCCGCTCCTCGGTCGCCCCGCGGCTGGTGCTGCTGCGCGGCGGCGCGTCCCGGGCCGGGAAGCCCGCTCCGGCCCCGGAGCCGCAGGCCGCGCCCGCCGAGATCGAGTCCGTGGAGCCGACCAAGGTCCCCTGA